A stretch of Myceligenerans xiligouense DNA encodes these proteins:
- a CDS encoding TM2 domain-containing protein: MNRHHPNDEPTEAIDYDKTVQVPGGRPLDETIPLPDGTRVESGYTRPLHFPGSRPVPPSPPTSKAKGKSRVVAGLLGIFLGALGAHRFYLGYRALGLVMLAITVIGAIAGFGFISAIWGLIEGVLYLALRKGYWAVDAKQRPLRD; this comes from the coding sequence GTGAACAGGCACCACCCGAACGACGAGCCGACAGAGGCCATCGACTACGACAAGACCGTCCAGGTCCCGGGTGGCCGACCCCTGGACGAGACCATTCCGCTGCCCGACGGAACGCGTGTCGAGTCCGGCTACACCCGCCCCCTGCACTTCCCGGGCAGCAGGCCGGTGCCCCCGAGCCCTCCCACGTCGAAGGCGAAGGGCAAGTCGCGGGTGGTCGCGGGCCTTCTCGGCATCTTCCTCGGCGCGCTCGGCGCACACCGCTTCTACCTGGGATACCGGGCACTCGGTCTCGTCATGCTGGCCATCACGGTGATCGGCGCGATCGCCGGCTTCGGCTTCATCTCGGCGATCTGGGGCCTGATCGAGGGTGTGCTGTACCTCGCGCTCCGGAAGGGGTACTGGGCGGTCGACGCCAAGCAGCGCCCGCTCCGCGACTGA
- the dcd gene encoding dCTP deaminase, whose amino-acid sequence MLLSDRDIRAELDAGRVALDPYEPEMIQPSSIDVRLDKFFRLFDNHKYPFIDPSQEQPELTRLVEVDPGEPLVLHPGEFVLGSTYEAVTLPDDVAARLEGKSSLGRLGLLTHSTAGFIDPGFSGHVTLELSNVATLPITLWPGMKIGQMCFFRLSSPAEHPYGSDVYGSRYQGQRGPTASRSSKSFHRTRV is encoded by the coding sequence GTGCTGCTCTCCGACCGCGACATCCGCGCCGAACTCGACGCCGGGCGCGTCGCCCTGGATCCGTACGAGCCGGAGATGATCCAGCCGTCGAGCATCGACGTGCGGCTCGACAAGTTCTTCCGGCTCTTCGACAACCACAAGTACCCCTTCATCGACCCGAGCCAGGAACAGCCCGAACTCACCCGTCTCGTCGAGGTGGACCCGGGTGAACCGCTCGTGCTCCACCCGGGAGAGTTCGTGCTCGGCTCCACGTACGAGGCCGTCACCCTCCCCGACGACGTCGCCGCCCGCCTGGAGGGGAAGTCCTCGCTGGGCCGGCTCGGACTGCTCACGCACAGCACCGCCGGGTTCATCGACCCAGGGTTCAGCGGCCACGTCACGCTCGAGCTCAGCAACGTCGCCACGCTCCCCATCACGCTCTGGCCGGGCATGAAGATCGGCCAGATGTGCTTCTTCCGGCTGTCCTCACCGGCCGAGCACCCCTACGGCTCGGACGTGTACGGATCCCGCTACCAGGGCCAGCGCGGCCCGACGGCGTCGCGCTCCTCGAAGTCCTTCCACCGGACCAGGGTCTGA
- a CDS encoding EamA family transporter has product MPVNPLERVPAPAVFVVSGLTQYVGAAVAVGLFARLGAPEVGWWRIALAAAVLVVWRRPWRRAWSRRDLGWSAAFGVVLAAMNLAFYIAIEHLPLGTAVAIEFTGPVVVAALTGRGWRSRAAIAAAAVGVVLLAGVTLGSGLSRADAVVGLGAIFAAAACWGLYILLGRRVARVGAGVDGLAVGMAVGSLCFVPFFVHSTPEVLSDGSLLLLLVVVAVCSSVIPYGLEQVVLRRVPPATFAVLLALLPATAAVVGAVMLQQLPGVAQVVGLLCVSAAIALSPPRAE; this is encoded by the coding sequence GTGCCCGTCAATCCGCTGGAGCGCGTTCCCGCTCCCGCAGTCTTCGTCGTCTCGGGCCTGACGCAGTACGTCGGCGCGGCGGTCGCGGTGGGCCTGTTCGCGCGGCTCGGCGCCCCGGAGGTCGGCTGGTGGCGTATCGCCCTCGCCGCCGCGGTGCTCGTCGTGTGGCGCCGCCCGTGGCGACGAGCCTGGTCGCGGCGTGATCTCGGCTGGTCGGCGGCGTTCGGCGTCGTCCTCGCCGCCATGAACCTCGCCTTCTACATCGCCATCGAGCACCTGCCGCTCGGTACCGCCGTGGCGATCGAGTTCACCGGGCCCGTGGTGGTGGCCGCCCTGACAGGACGGGGCTGGCGCTCGCGGGCGGCGATCGCCGCGGCGGCCGTCGGCGTGGTGCTGCTCGCGGGGGTCACGCTGGGTTCCGGCCTGTCGCGAGCCGACGCCGTCGTCGGGCTCGGCGCCATCTTCGCCGCGGCGGCCTGCTGGGGCCTCTACATCCTGTTGGGACGGCGGGTCGCGCGCGTCGGGGCGGGTGTGGACGGCCTCGCCGTCGGTATGGCCGTGGGATCGCTCTGCTTCGTTCCGTTCTTCGTGCACAGCACCCCCGAGGTGCTGTCCGACGGCTCTCTTCTTCTCCTTCTCGTGGTCGTGGCCGTCTGCTCGTCGGTGATTCCGTACGGTCTGGAGCAGGTGGTGCTGCGGCGCGTGCCGCCGGCGACGTTCGCCGTTCTGCTCGCGTTGTTGCCGGCGACGGCGGCCGTGGTGGGCGCGGTGATGCTCCAGCAGTTGCCGGGCGTGGCACAGGTGGTCGGGCTGCTGTGCGTGTCGGCGGCGATCGCGCTGTCGCCGCCTCGGGCGGAGTGA
- a CDS encoding bacterial proteasome activator family protein, which produces MTHADDTPPAPADDTTNPDHEARPQVVTPEGRAVPESSGDGHEPESDTDAEDVVGQVEEPAKVMRIGGMIKRLLDEVRDAPLDDAARTRLAEVHERSIKELEDGLSPDLVDELHRITLPFTEEGTPSDAELRVAHAQLVGWLEGLFHGIQTALVAQQMAAQAQLTGMRRALPPGAHVSAFPPGADEQEDGRHHERGPGQYL; this is translated from the coding sequence ATGACCCACGCCGACGACACCCCGCCCGCACCGGCCGACGACACCACGAACCCCGACCACGAGGCACGCCCGCAGGTCGTCACCCCCGAGGGACGGGCCGTCCCCGAGAGCTCCGGGGACGGCCACGAACCGGAGAGCGACACGGACGCCGAGGACGTGGTCGGCCAGGTCGAGGAGCCCGCGAAGGTGATGCGCATCGGCGGCATGATCAAGCGGCTCCTCGACGAGGTCCGCGACGCACCGCTCGACGACGCCGCCCGCACCCGCCTCGCCGAGGTCCACGAACGCTCCATCAAGGAGCTCGAGGACGGGCTCTCCCCCGACCTCGTCGACGAACTGCACCGCATCACGCTGCCGTTCACCGAGGAGGGGACGCCGTCCGACGCCGAGCTCCGCGTGGCCCACGCCCAGCTCGTGGGCTGGCTGGAGGGCCTGTTCCACGGGATCCAGACGGCACTCGTCGCTCAGCAGATGGCAGCGCAGGCCCAGCTCACAGGCATGCGGCGCGCGCTTCCGCCGGGCGCGCACGTGAGCGCCTTCCCTCCCGGCGCCGACGAGCAGGAGGACGGGCGACACCACGAGCGCGGTCCCGGCCAGTACCTCTGA
- a CDS encoding NAD(P)H-quinone oxidoreductase gives MTDARLGSIGVRAVTISATGRSGKLSLSTISDPVPAIGEVLVNVAAAGINHADLLQRAGHYPAPAGAPDWPGLEISGEITRVGPGVSGWRAGDRVVALLDGGGYADQVTVRATQLLPAPRSLDLIDAAALPEAMCTAWDNLVTVGGLRAGEWVLLHGGSGGVGTTAIQIAKALGARVAATAGSPERAAQCADLGADLPIDYREQDFVELVREASGGAGADVVLDVVGAAYLVDNVRALARGGRLVVIGLQRGRRGELDLGTLMAKRATVTGTTLRSRPAEEKAAVVAAVREHVWPMVDDGRVRPVVHARLPLAEAQRAHELLESGEVFGKVLLVP, from the coding sequence GTGACCGACGCCCGGCTAGGCTCCATCGGTGTGCGAGCCGTCACGATATCCGCAACCGGGCGCTCAGGGAAACTCTCCCTTTCGACCATATCTGACCCGGTTCCCGCAATAGGCGAAGTGCTGGTCAACGTTGCTGCGGCAGGTATAAACCATGCTGACCTGCTGCAACGAGCCGGGCATTACCCGGCACCGGCCGGTGCGCCCGACTGGCCCGGCCTGGAGATCTCCGGTGAGATCACGCGTGTCGGTCCCGGCGTGTCGGGCTGGCGCGCAGGCGATCGCGTGGTAGCCCTGCTCGACGGTGGCGGGTACGCGGACCAGGTCACGGTACGTGCCACCCAGCTCCTGCCGGCACCCCGCAGCCTAGACCTGATCGACGCCGCCGCGCTTCCCGAAGCCATGTGCACCGCGTGGGACAACCTCGTCACGGTCGGCGGGCTACGGGCAGGCGAGTGGGTCCTGCTCCACGGTGGATCGGGTGGGGTCGGCACCACCGCGATCCAGATCGCGAAGGCCCTGGGCGCCCGCGTCGCCGCCACGGCCGGCAGCCCCGAGCGCGCCGCGCAGTGCGCTGACCTGGGCGCGGACCTCCCGATCGACTATCGGGAGCAGGATTTCGTCGAACTGGTCCGCGAGGCGTCGGGCGGCGCCGGAGCAGATGTGGTGCTCGACGTCGTCGGTGCCGCCTACCTCGTCGACAACGTGCGGGCGCTCGCTCGCGGCGGCCGCCTCGTCGTCATCGGGCTGCAGCGTGGCCGACGCGGGGAACTCGACCTCGGGACCCTCATGGCCAAGCGCGCGACGGTCACCGGGACCACGCTGCGCTCACGCCCCGCGGAGGAGAAGGCCGCCGTCGTCGCCGCCGTCCGGGAGCACGTGTGGCCCATGGTCGACGACGGGCGGGTGCGGCCGGTGGTGCACGCGCGGTTGCCGCTGGCGGAAGCCCAGCGAGCGCACGAACTGCTGGAATCCGGCGAGGTGTTCGGCAAAGTGCTCCTGGTGCCCTGA
- a CDS encoding ATP-binding protein: MPALVMIIAAAYITWTSIESALRAQQTADLVAALEQQDDAGTAFAQERALTIAASAPCLPGQDRCTADEAKGLLLQGLPERDDNGKVVKENGEIVYALPSAQEQTNQALDERDAQFKALDTSFLDPRVKAAIAQTIYDRAEVLEVQRKVQEQSIAEQQVTRAYNLFIDDSVDVMTQLADTTENRDLGERIRAHQLLDELMLTNTYERPLIGNLLTASAVAQRNDEDVDRTVVLRALEQITLGDIQFEEANLALGKIPGERRVPPMDGSLGTVRTLILQGNEQDLMQNTALAASFGDESATWVEEARVVRDQIREDTLNLAESQAREAFNTALITGGIAIGALAFSIITALVIARRLVSPLRRLTQAAGVVRDRLPTLVEQVSVPGQGPTMDLDPIHVESADEIGQLAAAFNDVNRTTIEVAREQAALRGSIAEMFVNVARRDQVLLNRQLAFLDDLERSEEDPTTLSNLFRLDHLATRMRRNAESLLVLAGIDSGRRVRQPMPVSDVIRTASSEIELYDRVRLNLVTDPMMLGHNALNAAHLLAELLENATNFSEPHTPVEVATERSEDFVTVTVRDHGLGMTPEEIAEANSKVTSHAASDAVGAQRLGLFVVGRLADRLGATVEFGTDTETTGTIVTVRFPAVLFLPDNSMPLPQPTDPLEASTQAAAARVGGIPDGAARPTPPVAPAAPGTTSFPMAGAESAPPAPRRPQVAAPTGSLATPPMMPEPPTAVPVDLNALTDGTTALGMPRRRQSTPTTGMQTTPTGSIVLPEIQTPTMPDMAPGDESGWTPPQDVAPGNSLPSRASAKKQQEEADAAAAVFEETSPAPVNVDQRSALFSSFRSMNTIDGAESQSLQLDPVTRDPASLPGGPDTDIMRFPAAAGVRPPTNGIPQQRPMTASQPQVRPGHVPSSAGFGAQPFGDGDDDGRYEALPAFEELMQDLPSRRSVREAKPVGKRGLFGRKPGQPATGELRAYQPDLHPDSQHGLTARAPAPPAPNAAATPQAAPAPLPAAAEAGPADHAPSAEYTPTDYTPAVPAAPASPPAAPEEPYQRGYQEGYQRALEETRAHSVVDVETSTVPRAAVPAPAPATSPVDPRASRATVPLMASPATEAVPLPPADATRPPAATAAPAAETSSRSSTRSSGGGEFRDPYPTGAVYDPSSYGEPASLTRRTPGSDSDGTDPLDREYVRDSVEARSEWVASATLYEEMTSLLNRGAYQEDDVSDSYRPETVSTISGGTPAGLTRRTRGASGTGADPAVEKHSARIDRDPEQLRSRLSAFQSATVRGRDEAVDQSGTEHDPGNNDDEGGSTWSPSTMNDVPDSAPQPR, translated from the coding sequence GTGCCTGCCCTCGTCATGATCATTGCGGCGGCGTACATCACCTGGACGTCCATCGAGTCGGCACTGCGCGCGCAGCAGACCGCTGATCTGGTCGCGGCGCTCGAGCAGCAGGACGACGCGGGTACGGCCTTCGCGCAGGAGCGTGCGCTGACCATCGCCGCGTCCGCTCCGTGCCTTCCCGGTCAGGACCGGTGCACCGCGGACGAGGCGAAGGGTCTCCTCCTGCAAGGGCTGCCCGAGCGGGACGACAACGGGAAGGTCGTCAAGGAGAACGGCGAGATCGTCTACGCCCTCCCGTCCGCGCAGGAACAGACGAACCAGGCCCTCGACGAGCGCGACGCGCAGTTCAAGGCGCTCGACACGAGCTTCCTCGACCCGCGCGTGAAGGCCGCCATCGCCCAGACCATCTACGACCGCGCCGAGGTTCTCGAGGTGCAGCGCAAGGTCCAGGAGCAGTCGATCGCGGAGCAGCAGGTCACCCGGGCCTACAACCTCTTCATCGACGACTCCGTCGATGTCATGACCCAGCTCGCGGACACCACGGAGAACCGAGACCTCGGTGAGCGGATCCGGGCGCACCAGCTCCTGGACGAGCTGATGCTGACCAACACCTACGAGCGCCCGCTGATCGGAAACCTCCTGACGGCGTCCGCGGTGGCGCAGCGGAACGACGAGGACGTCGACCGCACCGTGGTGCTGCGCGCCCTCGAGCAGATCACCCTGGGAGACATCCAGTTCGAGGAGGCGAACCTCGCGCTCGGGAAGATTCCCGGTGAGCGCCGGGTCCCGCCGATGGACGGCTCGCTCGGCACGGTCCGCACGCTGATCCTCCAGGGCAACGAGCAGGATCTGATGCAGAACACGGCTCTCGCGGCCTCCTTCGGCGACGAGTCCGCGACCTGGGTCGAGGAGGCCCGTGTCGTGCGTGACCAGATCCGCGAGGACACCCTGAACCTCGCCGAGTCGCAGGCCCGCGAAGCCTTCAACACCGCGCTCATCACCGGTGGTATCGCGATCGGCGCGCTGGCGTTCTCCATCATCACGGCGCTCGTGATCGCCCGCCGCCTGGTGTCGCCGCTGCGCCGCCTGACCCAGGCGGCCGGCGTCGTCCGTGACCGGCTGCCCACCCTGGTCGAGCAGGTGTCGGTGCCCGGTCAGGGCCCGACGATGGACCTGGACCCGATCCACGTCGAGTCCGCGGACGAGATCGGCCAGCTCGCCGCGGCGTTCAACGACGTGAACCGCACCACCATCGAGGTCGCGCGAGAGCAGGCCGCGCTCCGTGGCTCGATCGCGGAGATGTTCGTCAACGTGGCACGCCGCGACCAGGTGCTGCTGAACCGCCAGCTCGCGTTCCTCGACGACCTGGAGCGCTCCGAGGAGGACCCGACCACGCTGTCGAACCTCTTCCGCCTCGACCACCTCGCGACCCGAATGCGCCGCAACGCCGAGTCGCTGCTGGTTCTCGCAGGCATCGACTCCGGTCGCCGGGTGCGTCAGCCGATGCCGGTCTCCGACGTGATCCGTACGGCGTCGTCCGAGATCGAGCTGTACGACCGCGTGCGCCTGAACCTGGTCACCGACCCGATGATGCTGGGCCACAACGCGCTGAACGCGGCACACCTGCTGGCCGAGCTGCTGGAGAACGCGACCAACTTCTCCGAGCCGCACACGCCGGTGGAGGTCGCGACCGAGCGCAGCGAGGACTTCGTCACGGTCACCGTCCGCGACCACGGCCTCGGCATGACGCCCGAGGAGATCGCGGAGGCGAACTCGAAGGTCACCAGCCACGCGGCCTCCGACGCGGTCGGCGCCCAGCGCCTCGGCCTCTTCGTGGTCGGCCGCCTGGCGGACCGGCTGGGCGCCACCGTCGAGTTCGGCACCGACACCGAGACCACGGGGACCATCGTCACGGTGCGCTTCCCGGCCGTGCTCTTCCTGCCGGACAACTCGATGCCGCTGCCGCAGCCGACGGACCCGCTGGAGGCCTCCACCCAGGCCGCGGCCGCACGTGTGGGCGGCATCCCGGACGGGGCCGCGCGCCCCACCCCGCCGGTCGCCCCTGCGGCACCGGGCACGACGTCGTTCCCGATGGCGGGCGCCGAGTCCGCGCCGCCGGCCCCGCGGCGGCCGCAGGTGGCGGCCCCGACGGGTTCCCTGGCCACGCCGCCGATGATGCCCGAGCCGCCCACGGCCGTCCCGGTCGACCTCAACGCACTCACCGACGGCACCACCGCACTGGGCATGCCGCGCCGTCGGCAGTCGACGCCCACGACCGGAATGCAGACGACGCCCACCGGCTCGATCGTCCTTCCGGAGATCCAGACGCCGACCATGCCGGACATGGCCCCGGGCGACGAGTCCGGCTGGACGCCCCCGCAGGACGTGGCGCCCGGGAACTCGCTGCCGAGCCGCGCGTCGGCGAAGAAGCAGCAGGAGGAGGCCGATGCGGCCGCGGCGGTGTTCGAGGAGACCTCGCCGGCACCGGTGAACGTGGATCAGCGCAGCGCGCTCTTCTCGAGCTTCCGGTCGATGAACACGATCGACGGCGCGGAGTCGCAGTCGCTGCAGCTCGACCCGGTGACCCGGGACCCGGCCTCGCTGCCCGGCGGCCCGGACACGGACATCATGCGGTTCCCGGCGGCTGCCGGCGTGCGGCCCCCGACGAACGGGATCCCGCAGCAGCGCCCGATGACCGCCTCCCAGCCGCAGGTCCGGCCCGGCCACGTGCCGTCGTCGGCCGGGTTCGGTGCCCAGCCCTTCGGCGACGGCGACGACGACGGGCGTTATGAGGCGCTCCCCGCCTTCGAGGAGCTCATGCAGGACCTGCCGAGCCGTCGTTCCGTGCGGGAGGCCAAGCCGGTCGGCAAGCGCGGGCTGTTCGGCCGCAAGCCCGGCCAGCCGGCCACCGGTGAGTTGCGTGCCTACCAGCCGGATCTCCACCCGGACTCGCAGCACGGCCTGACCGCGCGTGCGCCGGCCCCCCCGGCCCCGAACGCAGCAGCCACACCGCAGGCGGCTCCGGCCCCGCTGCCCGCGGCGGCCGAAGCCGGCCCGGCGGACCACGCACCTTCGGCGGAGTACACCCCGACGGACTACACCCCAGCGGTGCCGGCCGCACCGGCGTCCCCCCCCGCCGCGCCGGAGGAGCCCTACCAGCGCGGTTACCAGGAGGGTTACCAGCGCGCGCTGGAGGAGACCCGGGCCCACTCGGTGGTGGACGTGGAGACGTCGACCGTTCCGCGGGCCGCGGTCCCGGCTCCGGCACCCGCGACGAGCCCGGTGGACCCACGCGCCTCACGCGCCACGGTGCCTCTGATGGCGAGCCCGGCCACGGAGGCCGTGCCGCTGCCCCCGGCCGACGCGACACGCCCCCCGGCCGCCACCGCGGCTCCTGCCGCCGAGACGTCCTCACGGTCGTCGACACGGTCGTCCGGCGGCGGCGAGTTCCGCGATCCGTACCCGACGGGCGCCGTGTACGACCCGTCGTCCTACGGCGAGCCGGCGTCGCTCACGCGACGGACGCCGGGCTCCGACAGCGACGGCACGGACCCCCTGGACCGCGAGTACGTGCGTGACTCGGTGGAGGCCAGGTCGGAGTGGGTGGCGTCGGCCACCCTGTACGAGGAAATGACCAGCCTCCTCAACCGGGGGGCTTATCAGGAAGACGATGTGAGCGACTCCTACCGGCCCGAGACCGTCTCGACCATCTCGGGTGGGACCCCGGCCGGACTCACGCGCCGAACGCGCGGCGCGTCCGGGACGGGAGCGGACCCGGCCGTGGAGAAGCACTCGGCTCGCATCGATCGCGATCCCGAGCAGCTCCGTTCGCGGCTGTCGGCCTTCCAGTCGGCGACCGTGCGCGGACGCGACGAAGCCGTGGACCAGAGCGGGACAGAGCACGATCCTGGAAACAATGACGACGAGGGGGGCTCGACGTGGTCCCCCTCGACGATGAATGATGTCCCTGACTCAGCGCCGCAGCCGCGGTGA
- a CDS encoding roadblock/LC7 domain-containing protein codes for MTLSTEATNFGWLLDNFVRTVPGSRHTLVVSADGLLMAMSDQLDRTSGDQLAAIVSGMSSLTRGASRQLNGGNVRQSIIEMDNGFLFLMNVSNGSVLGVVAEATCDIGLIGYEMALMVSRTEATLTPQLISEMRGSLPVDGQTRAASLG; via the coding sequence GTGACCCTCAGCACCGAAGCAACCAATTTCGGGTGGCTGCTCGACAACTTCGTGCGTACCGTCCCCGGTAGCCGCCACACGCTCGTGGTGTCTGCGGACGGTCTGCTCATGGCGATGTCCGACCAGCTCGACCGCACCAGCGGCGACCAGCTGGCAGCCATCGTCTCCGGAATGTCGAGTCTCACCCGCGGCGCCTCACGCCAGCTCAACGGCGGGAATGTTCGTCAGTCGATCATCGAGATGGACAACGGCTTCCTCTTCCTGATGAACGTGTCCAACGGTTCCGTCCTGGGCGTCGTCGCGGAGGCGACCTGCGACATCGGCCTCATCGGCTACGAGATGGCTCTCATGGTGTCCCGCACCGAGGCCACCCTGACGCCGCAGCTGATCTCGGAGATGCGTGGCAGCCTCCCGGTCGACGGGCAGACCCGAGCCGCCAGTCTGGGATGA
- a CDS encoding DUF742 domain-containing protein: MTYAPLGSQGSADVHETSTVRPYAVTGGRVRSAMSDLPLEALVEVMPGAVTGQGLPPEKRAILQHAAHTYVSIAELSALLRLPLGVVRILVADMQEEGHITVHTSTPVNVHTGHGSSNSGLSLSVLESVLNGISAL, from the coding sequence ATGACGTACGCACCTTTGGGTTCCCAGGGGTCCGCCGATGTTCATGAGACCTCGACGGTCCGTCCCTATGCGGTCACCGGAGGCCGTGTGCGGTCGGCGATGTCCGACCTGCCGCTCGAGGCACTTGTCGAGGTGATGCCCGGGGCGGTCACCGGTCAGGGCCTTCCTCCCGAGAAGCGCGCGATCCTCCAGCACGCCGCGCACACGTACGTGTCGATCGCAGAGCTCTCAGCTCTGCTTCGGCTGCCCCTCGGCGTCGTCCGGATCCTCGTGGCGGACATGCAGGAGGAGGGGCACATCACGGTGCACACCTCGACCCCCGTCAACGTCCACACAGGCCATGGAAGCTCGAACTCGGGCCTGTCGCTCAGTGTCTTGGAGAGTGTTCTGAATGGCATTTCCGCCCTCTAG
- a CDS encoding GTP-binding protein translates to MQQPPSGKAGSAAQPSGERTAPTVVKIVVAGGFAVGKTTFIGSISDVEPLNTEAAMTEHSVGVDDAGGVTDRKTTTTVAMDFGRVELPGNLWLYLFGTPGQDRFLFMWDDLVRGAIGATVLVDTDRLEQCFPAIDYFESRNIPFVVGVNCFDGVAKHRLEDVREALQIPEHVPMLYTDARSRAATKQTLIALVQLAMRQLRAGKQG, encoded by the coding sequence GTGCAGCAGCCGCCGTCCGGCAAGGCGGGGTCCGCTGCGCAGCCGTCCGGCGAGCGCACCGCCCCGACCGTGGTCAAGATCGTCGTCGCGGGCGGATTCGCCGTCGGCAAGACGACGTTCATCGGCTCGATCTCCGACGTCGAGCCCCTCAACACCGAGGCTGCCATGACGGAGCACTCGGTGGGTGTGGACGACGCCGGTGGGGTGACCGACCGCAAGACCACCACCACCGTGGCCATGGACTTCGGCCGCGTGGAACTGCCCGGCAACCTGTGGCTGTACCTCTTCGGGACGCCCGGTCAGGACCGCTTCCTGTTCATGTGGGACGACCTGGTGCGCGGCGCGATCGGCGCGACCGTCCTCGTGGACACGGACCGGCTGGAGCAGTGCTTCCCGGCGATCGACTACTTCGAGTCGCGCAACATCCCGTTCGTCGTCGGAGTGAACTGCTTCGACGGCGTGGCGAAGCACCGGCTCGAGGACGTCCGCGAGGCGCTCCAGATCCCCGAGCACGTGCCGATGCTCTACACGGACGCCCGCTCCCGCGCGGCGACCAAGCAGACCCTCATCGCCCTCGTGCAGCTCGCGATGCGCCAGCTGCGGGCCGGCAAGCAGGGCTGA
- a CDS encoding GMC oxidoreductase — translation MDYDVLVIGSGFGGSVAALRLTEKGYTVGVLEAGRRFADHEFARNNWHLKDYLWAPKLGCYGIQRVTLLRNVLCLTGNGVGGGSLVYANVSYRPRNDAFFRDPAWADITDWKSELDPYYDQASRMLGVTTYHGDSPADRLMRDVADDMGVADTFRPADVAVFFGPGGASSPSPGQTFADPFFGGAGPERTGCRECGECMTGCRHGGKNSLVKNYLYLAERAGAEIHPLTTARVVRPLADGGYEVLTHRTGRRSSGRRRFTAHHVVFAAGTLGTQELLHRMKDDDVLPRISDRLGHLTRTNSESLLGAVTKKVSDVDYSQGVAITSSIFPDEHTHVEPTRYGKGSNLMGALVTPLVPGGAPWRALRWGGVMLRHLRWLRVLVDYRRWSERAVIALVMQSHDNSLDASLRRGLFGRRLTTRMPAEKPNPGWIPEGHETARRMAARMGGVAGSIVTEPFGAPMTAHIMGGCTIGTSPERGVVDPYLRLFGHPGLHVMDGTTITANLGVNPTLTITAQAERACALWPNKGDDDGRPALGTPYQRVAAVRPVRPAVPWSAPGALRLPIVDII, via the coding sequence ATGGACTATGACGTCTTGGTCATCGGATCGGGCTTCGGCGGCAGCGTCGCCGCGCTGAGGCTCACCGAGAAGGGCTACACGGTCGGTGTGCTGGAGGCGGGCCGCCGTTTCGCGGACCACGAGTTCGCCCGGAACAACTGGCACCTCAAGGACTACCTCTGGGCACCGAAGCTCGGATGCTACGGGATCCAGCGTGTCACCCTCCTGCGCAACGTCCTGTGCCTGACGGGCAACGGTGTCGGCGGCGGATCGCTGGTGTACGCGAACGTGTCCTACCGGCCCCGCAACGACGCGTTCTTCCGGGACCCGGCCTGGGCCGACATCACCGACTGGAAGTCCGAGCTGGACCCGTACTACGACCAGGCCTCCCGCATGCTGGGCGTGACCACGTACCACGGCGACTCGCCCGCGGACCGCCTGATGCGCGACGTCGCCGACGACATGGGTGTCGCCGACACGTTCCGTCCCGCCGACGTCGCCGTGTTCTTCGGTCCCGGCGGCGCCTCCAGCCCCAGCCCGGGCCAGACGTTCGCCGACCCGTTCTTCGGCGGCGCCGGACCCGAGCGCACCGGCTGCCGCGAGTGCGGCGAGTGCATGACCGGCTGCCGGCACGGCGGCAAGAACTCCCTCGTCAAGAACTACCTCTACCTCGCCGAACGGGCCGGGGCGGAGATTCATCCGCTCACCACCGCACGGGTCGTCAGGCCGCTGGCGGACGGCGGCTACGAGGTCCTCACCCACCGCACCGGCCGCAGGAGCAGCGGCCGACGGCGGTTCACCGCGCACCACGTGGTCTTCGCGGCGGGCACGCTGGGCACGCAGGAGCTGCTGCACCGGATGAAGGACGACGACGTGCTCCCGCGGATCTCGGACCGCCTGGGCCACCTGACGCGGACCAACTCCGAGTCGCTGCTCGGCGCGGTCACCAAGAAGGTGTCGGACGTCGACTACTCCCAGGGCGTCGCCATCACGTCCTCGATCTTTCCCGACGAGCACACGCACGTGGAACCGACCCGCTACGGCAAGGGATCCAACCTCATGGGCGCCCTTGTCACGCCGCTCGTTCCCGGCGGCGCCCCCTGGCGCGCGCTGCGCTGGGGTGGTGTGATGCTCCGCCACCTCAGATGGCTCCGGGTCCTGGTGGACTACCGGCGCTGGTCCGAGCGCGCCGTCATCGCCCTCGTGATGCAGAGCCACGACAACTCCCTCGACGCCTCTCTGCGCCGCGGCCTGTTCGGGCGGCGGCTCACGACCCGGATGCCGGCGGAGAAGCCCAACCCCGGGTGGATCCCGGAGGGCCACGAGACCGCGCGGCGGATGGCCGCCCGGATGGGTGGTGTCGCCGGGAGCATCGTGACCGAACCGTTCGGCGCCCCGATGACGGCACACATCATGGGCGGTTGCACGATCGGCACGTCACCGGAGCGCGGCGTCGTCGACCCCTACCTGCGCCTGTTCGGCCACCCCGGCCTGCACGTCATGGACGGCACCACCATCACCGCGAACCTCGGCGTGAACCCGACGCTCACGATCACCGCTCAGGCGGAGCGGGCCTGCGCGCTGTGGCCCAACAAGGGCGACGACGACGGCCGTCCCGCGCTGGGTACCCCGTACCAGCGGGTCGCAGCGGTCCGCCCCGTCCGTCCCGCCGTCCCCTGGTCGGCCCCCGGGGCTCTGCGGCTGCCGATCGTCGACATCATCTGA